In Drosophila subpulchrella strain 33 F10 #4 breed RU33 chromosome 3R, RU_Dsub_v1.1 Primary Assembly, whole genome shotgun sequence, the following are encoded in one genomic region:
- the LOC119560915 gene encoding uncharacterized protein LOC119560915 isoform X2 produces MSRFSNTFIILFLTIQLLDLVLPAPNGINLIDNPDNQLVSFEMEVGRQSDLLLPKLELQLLNTQQQQDGVEVLRMQLMQLNLLKLLIALDLLILISIYFCAREKKYNSVQAV; encoded by the exons ATGTCTCGGTTTAGTAACACCTTTATCATCCTATTTTTAACGATCCAATTGCTGGACTTGGTACTGCCAGCACCCAATGGAATAAATCTAATAGATAATCCCGATAATCAGCTCGTAAGTTTTGAGATGGAAGTCGGTCGACAATCTGATCTTTTGCTGCCCAAACTTGAGCTTCAGTTACTGAacacacaacaacaacaagatg GTGTGGAAGTTCTTCGCATGCAATTAATGCAGTTAAACCTACTGAAGTTGTTGATTGCCTTGGACCTCCTCATCTTGATAAGCATTTATTTCTGCGCCAGagaaaagaaatataattcaGTGCAAGCCGTGTGA
- the LOC119560915 gene encoding uncharacterized protein LOC119560915 isoform X1, which translates to MKIVIWFCLLGCMAGANGFLHNLLKGRDDSASPLDALKHPKDLVGGLWENLKKGLMDIAALFGVGDGKTDEEDSTTESSSSEETTTDETSGAITTEASTTTEASTTTESESKSIEETTTEDSTTSSSTESGSSE; encoded by the exons ATGAAAATAGTAATCTGGTTTTGCCTGCTTGGCTGTATGGCGGGTGCCAATGGCTTTCTCCATAATTTGCTAAAGGGACGAGACGATTCAGCAAGCCCTCTCGATGCATTAAAACATCCAAAGGATCTTGTTGGCGGTTTATGGGAAAATTTAAAGAAG GGTCTTATGGATATAGcggcccttttcggtgtcggCGATGGTAAAACTGATGAAGAGGACTCAACGACCGAATCTTCGTCCTCTGAAGAAACAACAACGGATGAAACATCAGGAGCCATAACAACGGAGGCCTCAACTACAACGGAGGCCTCAACTACAACGGAATCCGAATCAAAATCTATAGAGGAAACTACCACAGAAGATTCAACAACCAGTTCCAGTACGGAATCAGGATCATCGGAATAG